A genomic stretch from Chitinophaga agri includes:
- a CDS encoding Crp/Fnr family transcriptional regulator, protein MFGPIDQFVARFIQLTPEELEIFHSLLEYRKVKKKSFLLREGEVCDYEAYILKGCVRTFYVDKQGAETNLTFAIEDWWVADLASFSEQQPSKQNIETLEDCELLTISYGNKNALYAQVPKFERLFRLLLQRTASVMQQRIYASISQTAEERYLAFIEKYPAIVQRIPQHHIARYIGVSPEFLSKVRSTMYRK, encoded by the coding sequence ATGTTCGGCCCAATTGACCAATTCGTTGCGAGGTTCATTCAGCTTACTCCGGAAGAACTGGAAATTTTCCACTCGCTGCTGGAGTACAGGAAAGTGAAAAAGAAGAGTTTTTTACTTCGGGAGGGAGAAGTGTGTGATTATGAAGCATACATCCTCAAGGGTTGTGTGCGTACCTTTTACGTGGATAAACAGGGTGCCGAGACTAATCTCACTTTTGCCATTGAAGACTGGTGGGTAGCTGATCTGGCTAGTTTCTCAGAGCAGCAGCCTTCGAAGCAGAATATTGAAACGCTGGAAGACTGTGAGCTGCTGACGATCAGTTATGGGAACAAGAATGCTCTTTATGCGCAGGTGCCGAAGTTTGAAAGGCTGTTCCGTCTATTGTTACAGCGCACCGCCAGCGTGATGCAGCAGCGGATCTATGCGTCCATCTCCCAGACGGCGGAAGAACGTTATCTTGCCTTTATAGAGAAATATCCTGCCATAGTACAACGCATACCGCAGCATCATATTGCACGCTACATCGGTGTATCGCCCGAATTTCTGAGTAAGGTGCGTAGTACGATGTACCGGAAATAG
- a CDS encoding alpha/beta hydrolase yields MHTKNIVTAGKKTTEAKKALVMVHGRGGSAEDILTLANYLNVKDYALVAPQATGHTWYPYSFLMPPAQNEPWLSSALDVLKEVTADIVADGIAPENIYFLGFSQGACLTLEFITRNAQQYGGAVAFTGGLIGDQVYPGNYQGNFGGSPVFIGTSNPDPHVPVDRVKASEKILKEMGADITVNIYNNMGHTISQDEIDLANKLVFR; encoded by the coding sequence ATGCATACCAAGAATATAGTAACAGCAGGAAAAAAGACGACTGAAGCAAAGAAAGCACTGGTCATGGTACACGGTCGCGGCGGTAGTGCGGAAGACATCCTCACACTGGCCAACTACCTGAACGTAAAGGACTATGCGCTGGTGGCGCCGCAGGCTACCGGTCACACCTGGTACCCCTACTCATTCCTGATGCCACCGGCACAGAATGAACCATGGCTTTCCTCTGCACTGGACGTTCTGAAAGAAGTGACAGCGGATATAGTAGCAGATGGTATCGCACCGGAAAACATCTATTTCCTGGGATTCTCACAGGGTGCGTGTCTGACACTGGAGTTTATCACCCGCAATGCACAGCAATATGGTGGGGCTGTCGCCTTCACCGGTGGACTGATCGGCGATCAGGTCTATCCCGGGAACTACCAGGGCAACTTTGGCGGAAGCCCGGTATTCATCGGCACCAGCAACCCTGATCCGCATGTACCGGTAGATCGCGTAAAAGCATCTGAAAAGATACTGAAGGAAATGGGCGCTGATATCACAGTGAACATCTACAATAACATGGGGCACACCATCAGCCAGGACGAAATTGATCTGGCCAATAAGCTCGTGTTCAGGTAG
- a CDS encoding GNAT family N-acetyltransferase, whose translation MDEVVIRLNAKNHGAFYLMHDGEQAGEMVIGIDGDVLTAYHTEIIPQAEGKGLARVLMNGMVEYVRAHNLKVRPLCAYVHMQFKKRPEEFADIWLKQEGE comes from the coding sequence ATGGATGAAGTAGTAATCAGGCTCAATGCCAAAAATCACGGTGCCTTTTACCTGATGCACGACGGTGAACAGGCCGGAGAAATGGTGATCGGTATAGATGGTGACGTGCTTACCGCCTATCATACAGAGATTATTCCGCAGGCCGAAGGTAAAGGCCTGGCCAGGGTCCTGATGAATGGCATGGTGGAATACGTCCGTGCACATAACCTGAAGGTCAGACCGCTGTGTGCCTATGTACATATGCAGTTCAAAAAACGTCCTGAAGAGTTTGCGGACATCTGGCTGAAGCAGGAAGGAGAGTAA
- a CDS encoding ring-cleaving dioxygenase, with protein sequence MEDRIAGLHHITAIADNAKRNLDFYTDTLGVRFVKKTVNFDDPGTYHFYFGDEHGTPGTILTFFPWEGIGRGHTGTGMATEIGYSVPAGSLEFWAERFKARGVVHGPIAERFGEQYLPFEDPDGLKLNLIVSKTADNRTGWETADIKAAHATKGFHSIVLTLRSIGPTAAILTDVLGYTFLEQDGNRHRYITDAVQEAAIVDLIESPKESAGKGGGGTNHHVAFRVANEEVLMQFRDKVLKKGLNITQKINRDYFYSLYFREPGGVLFELATNNPGFTVDEPLNELGKNLKLPVQYESIRADIEKVLPVL encoded by the coding sequence ATGGAAGATAGAATAGCAGGCCTGCACCACATTACAGCCATTGCTGATAATGCTAAAAGAAACCTTGATTTTTATACAGACACTTTGGGTGTTCGTTTCGTAAAGAAAACCGTCAACTTCGACGATCCCGGCACTTATCACTTCTATTTTGGTGATGAACACGGTACCCCTGGCACCATCCTGACCTTCTTCCCATGGGAAGGTATCGGCCGCGGTCACACCGGTACAGGCATGGCAACAGAGATCGGTTACTCCGTACCTGCCGGCAGCCTTGAATTCTGGGCTGAACGCTTCAAAGCCAGAGGCGTAGTGCATGGTCCGATAGCAGAAAGATTTGGTGAACAATACCTGCCTTTCGAAGATCCGGATGGTCTGAAATTAAATCTGATCGTTTCCAAGACTGCGGATAACCGTACCGGCTGGGAAACGGCTGATATAAAAGCAGCACATGCTACCAAAGGCTTCCACAGTATCGTACTGACGCTCAGAAGCATTGGCCCGACCGCTGCTATCCTGACCGATGTACTGGGTTATACGTTCCTGGAACAGGACGGTAACCGTCACCGTTACATCACTGACGCGGTACAGGAAGCTGCGATCGTTGACCTGATCGAATCGCCGAAAGAATCTGCCGGTAAAGGTGGCGGTGGTACCAATCACCACGTAGCCTTCCGTGTAGCCAATGAAGAAGTGCTGATGCAGTTCAGAGATAAAGTACTGAAAAAAGGACTGAACATCACGCAGAAGATCAACCGTGACTATTTCTATTCCCTCTACTTCAGAGAACCAGGCGGCGTGCTGTTTGAACTGGCGACTAACAACCCTGGCTTCACCGTGGATGAACCACTCAATGAACTGGGTAAGAACCTGAAACTGCCGGTACAGTACGAATCTATTCGCGCAGATATCGAAAAAGTATTACCTGTTCTTTAA
- a CDS encoding pirin family protein encodes MKKNIAHILAGRSKNITPTETVIQPLPHADLRFANPFIVLHHGGPDTVPPGSDDRLPPHPHRGFAPVTFQLQGQAHHKDTEGNDQLINGGDAQWMFAGKAILHSEGPSAQMHTDGGTIEFLQLWVNVPAAHKWDDPRYQFVPKADMPRIFEQDGVNLRLVSGQFEGKTGPVNISFTPVISAVGEIANGKEIEFNVTEDYWTLLYVAHGRVTIDDITPVAEHNLIVFDRKGTHFSVAANEDSQILFLSAEVIDEPVAAKDNFVMNTKEEVDQAMEDYKNGRFGTLDY; translated from the coding sequence ATGAAAAAGAATATTGCACACATCCTTGCAGGAAGATCAAAAAACATCACCCCTACCGAAACGGTCATACAACCGTTACCACATGCGGACTTACGTTTTGCCAACCCGTTCATCGTGTTGCATCACGGCGGCCCTGATACCGTTCCTCCGGGATCTGATGACAGGCTTCCTCCGCACCCTCACCGTGGGTTTGCGCCCGTAACATTCCAGTTACAGGGACAGGCACACCACAAAGACACGGAAGGGAACGATCAGCTGATCAATGGCGGTGATGCGCAATGGATGTTTGCAGGAAAGGCCATCCTCCACAGTGAGGGCCCTTCAGCGCAGATGCATACAGATGGCGGAACTATAGAATTCCTTCAGCTGTGGGTCAATGTACCTGCAGCACATAAATGGGATGATCCAAGGTACCAGTTCGTACCCAAAGCGGATATGCCCAGGATTTTTGAACAGGACGGTGTCAACCTCAGATTAGTAAGCGGACAGTTCGAAGGTAAAACAGGACCTGTAAACATTTCATTTACACCTGTTATTTCAGCAGTAGGGGAAATTGCCAATGGAAAGGAAATAGAATTTAACGTGACGGAAGACTACTGGACGTTGCTCTATGTAGCACACGGACGTGTAACGATAGATGACATCACCCCTGTCGCTGAACACAATCTGATCGTATTCGACAGAAAAGGCACCCACTTCTCAGTGGCTGCCAATGAAGACAGCCAGATCCTTTTCCTCTCTGCAGAAGTGATTGACGAACCAGTGGCTGCTAAAGACAATTTCGTAATGAATACGAAAGAGGAAGTGGACCAGGCAATGGAAGACTACAAGAACGGACGCTTCGGCACACTAGATTATTAA
- a CDS encoding nitroreductase family protein → MSPIKIANTQYEVIDLIKNRWSPRSFAEKALDAATVETILEAGSWAPSANNSQPWRFIYALRGTTGFDKLLATLAPGNLPWAKNAAALVATIGIRETPDTQQKNHYYMHDVGMATSFMLLQGLEMNVYAHIMAGFNKQQAAEVAALPANEEAVSILALGYIDSAEKLDEPYKTRELTPRSRNPITTIAAHLD, encoded by the coding sequence ATGTCTCCTATTAAGATCGCCAACACGCAGTATGAAGTAATTGATCTGATCAAAAACAGATGGAGCCCACGCTCCTTCGCGGAGAAAGCGCTGGATGCTGCCACCGTTGAGACCATTTTGGAAGCTGGTTCATGGGCGCCAAGTGCAAACAATTCACAACCATGGAGGTTTATATATGCTTTACGCGGTACAACCGGTTTTGATAAGCTCCTTGCGACATTAGCACCAGGCAACCTTCCATGGGCGAAAAATGCGGCGGCGCTGGTAGCGACTATCGGTATCCGTGAGACACCTGATACCCAGCAGAAAAATCATTACTACATGCACGATGTCGGTATGGCCACCTCTTTCATGTTGTTGCAGGGACTCGAGATGAATGTTTACGCACACATCATGGCTGGATTCAACAAGCAGCAGGCTGCAGAAGTAGCTGCGTTGCCTGCCAATGAAGAAGCCGTATCGATCCTGGCACTGGGGTACATCGATAGCGCAGAGAAACTGGATGAACCTTACAAAACAAGGGAATTAACACCAAGAAGCCGTAATCCGATCACTACGATCGCAGCTCACCTGGACTAA
- a CDS encoding pirin family protein, with protein sequence MAKTILHKAATRGHVNHGWLESHHTFSFANYYNPDRMRFGALRVLNDDTVAGGRGFDTHPHDNMEIISIPLEGALEHKDNLGNTVVTQAGEIQVMSTGTGVFHSEYNANADATARFLQIWLFPNKLNVTPRYDQATINIADRKNTLQQLISPDPNGEGTWLYQDAWFHMGRFDKNASTEYTVKQSGNGVYFFVISGSFSVNGQELGPRDGYGIEDLQQANITALEDNAEILVIDIPIFS encoded by the coding sequence ATGGCAAAGACGATATTACATAAGGCAGCGACCCGTGGACATGTCAACCACGGTTGGTTAGAAAGCCATCACACTTTCAGTTTTGCCAACTATTATAATCCTGACAGAATGCGCTTTGGTGCCCTGCGCGTACTCAACGATGATACAGTGGCTGGCGGAAGAGGATTTGATACACATCCTCATGATAACATGGAGATCATCAGTATACCGCTGGAAGGCGCACTGGAACACAAGGATAACCTTGGCAACACGGTGGTGACCCAGGCTGGCGAAATACAGGTGATGAGTACCGGTACAGGGGTATTTCACAGCGAATACAACGCTAATGCTGATGCCACTGCGCGTTTTCTGCAGATCTGGTTGTTCCCGAATAAGCTGAACGTCACACCAAGATATGATCAGGCAACTATCAACATTGCCGACAGGAAAAACACCCTGCAGCAGCTGATCTCTCCTGATCCAAATGGCGAAGGCACCTGGCTTTATCAGGACGCCTGGTTCCACATGGGCAGGTTTGATAAGAACGCCAGTACTGAATATACGGTAAAACAATCCGGAAACGGGGTTTATTTCTTCGTGATCAGCGGTTCCTTCTCCGTGAACGGGCAGGAATTAGGGCCAAGGGACGGATACGGTATCGAAGATCTTCAGCAGGCAAATATCACCGCACTGGAAGATAATGCCGAGATCCTTGTAATAGATATACCTATTTTCAGTTGA
- a CDS encoding SDR family NAD(P)-dependent oxidoreductase gives MPVVNMNNRNQYALITGATSGFGYELAKLFAADGYSLILVARSEERLQEVTNELKTQYSVEVTPIATDLFRPEAAKEIYDEVQARGIVVNYLVNDAGQGEWGKFIDIDLQRSLDIIQLNISSLVALTKYFATDMVARGDGHILQLGSEAGKAPMPLLSVYAATKAFVISFSAAISNELEGTGVHVTVLLPGAADTDFFHKANMEHTKTYREESLQTPEEVAKDGYEALMSGESRVISGGKTKMHVYMSNLMSDEMNAANMRKLMEPSTEEEGREHADHEPSRRERDLIGHESGDMKERQE, from the coding sequence ATGCCAGTAGTAAATATGAACAATCGAAATCAGTACGCGCTGATCACTGGCGCAACCAGTGGCTTCGGCTATGAGTTGGCAAAGCTTTTTGCCGCAGATGGTTACAGTCTGATACTCGTAGCGCGGTCTGAAGAAAGATTACAGGAGGTGACCAACGAATTGAAAACACAATATAGTGTGGAGGTAACACCCATTGCCACAGATCTGTTCCGACCTGAAGCTGCAAAGGAAATATACGACGAAGTACAGGCGCGTGGCATTGTGGTCAATTACCTGGTAAATGATGCCGGACAGGGTGAATGGGGTAAATTCATCGATATAGACCTGCAGCGCAGTCTGGACATCATTCAACTGAACATTTCCTCCCTGGTCGCACTGACGAAATACTTTGCCACTGATATGGTGGCAAGAGGGGATGGACACATTCTTCAGCTGGGTTCGGAAGCAGGGAAGGCGCCTATGCCACTGTTGTCGGTCTATGCAGCCACCAAGGCATTTGTGATATCTTTCAGTGCTGCTATCAGTAATGAACTCGAAGGAACGGGTGTGCATGTTACGGTATTGTTACCGGGAGCAGCAGATACAGATTTCTTCCATAAAGCGAATATGGAACACACAAAAACATATAGGGAGGAATCACTACAAACGCCTGAAGAAGTAGCAAAGGACGGGTATGAAGCACTGATGAGTGGTGAAAGCAGGGTCATTTCGGGTGGTAAGACAAAAATGCATGTATATATGTCTAACCTGATGAGTGATGAAATGAATGCCGCCAATATGCGTAAGCTCATGGAGCCATCTACGGAGGAAGAGGGAAGGGAACATGCCGATCATGAGCCGTCCCGCAGAGAAAGAGACCTCATTGGCCATGAGTCAGGAGATATGAAAGAGAGACAGGAATAA
- a CDS encoding class I SAM-dependent methyltransferase translates to MKNNYDNIARYYDLLSRMVFGSSQRDAQTALLSYIPAVSHVLIAGGGTGWILEAIAEKCPPGLHIYYVELSANMIAKAAKTNYLPNKVTFINQAIENFELSQTGLTGVDVIITPFLFDNFKEERIPGLFQHLNTMLSPGGKWLFTDFHYQQHMPYWQQLLLNSMYLFFRILCAVEASALTNTLPLFQSHGYDRVYEQYYFRRFIWSAVFEKRLVVNNF, encoded by the coding sequence ATGAAAAATAACTACGACAATATCGCCAGGTACTATGATCTCTTGAGCAGAATGGTATTCGGCTCTTCACAAAGAGATGCGCAGACTGCTTTGCTGTCTTACATTCCGGCTGTTAGTCATGTACTGATCGCTGGTGGAGGCACCGGCTGGATACTGGAGGCGATCGCTGAAAAATGTCCACCGGGGTTACACATTTACTACGTAGAGCTCTCTGCGAATATGATCGCTAAAGCCGCAAAAACCAACTACCTGCCGAATAAGGTTACATTCATCAATCAGGCAATAGAAAACTTTGAACTGTCACAAACCGGCCTGACTGGCGTTGATGTGATCATTACTCCTTTCCTGTTTGACAATTTTAAAGAAGAGCGGATACCAGGACTATTTCAGCATCTGAATACCATGCTGTCTCCTGGTGGAAAGTGGTTGTTCACTGACTTTCATTATCAGCAGCACATGCCCTACTGGCAACAGCTATTGTTAAACAGCATGTATCTTTTTTTCAGGATATTATGCGCAGTAGAAGCCAGCGCACTGACAAATACGCTTCCATTGTTTCAATCACACGGATATGATCGTGTCTACGAGCAGTATTACTTCCGCAGATTTATCTGGTCCGCAGTTTTTGAGAAGCGCTTAGTTGTCAATAATTTCTAA
- a CDS encoding DHA2 family efflux MFS transporter permease subunit, with protein sequence MKRTLLLITVIAAAVMELIDTSIVNVALSHMSGNLGATLEDTSWVITAYAIANVIIIPITSFLANKLGRRNYYIGSIIAFTFFSFMCGQATNIWMLVAFRFLQGMGGGALLSVSQVIVFELFPKEKQSVASALFGVGVFVGPTIGPTLGGYITEFYNWPWIFYINIPIGIAAASICYVLLKEPESKGQTGSIDWAGIILLAIGIGSLQTVLERGEVDDWFEAGYIIILSVIAFFGLLLFIWWELTTPNPVVNLRVLRSRNLSLAAIMTFVSGVGLFSSVFLTPVFAQRLLNFTPTQTGLLLLPGAILAIGGLIISARLLQRGVSPIVMITAGMLMFVVFSWQMSGYNLDVSAGSVTATLIWRGVGLAMTTVPLSVLAVSALSPTDFAQGAALNNMMRQLGGSFGLAMVNTYLANRNAVHRMDLVSNITGDNPASVKRLADYTQFFLSRGAGAQEAQAKALRLMDLNIIKQTSVLSFNDAYLLVGLVFICALPLLLLATPKKKGEKVQVILADH encoded by the coding sequence ATGAAAAGGACCCTTCTGCTGATCACCGTTATTGCTGCTGCAGTAATGGAGCTGATAGACACGTCTATAGTGAATGTAGCGCTCTCGCACATGAGCGGTAACCTGGGTGCCACACTCGAGGACACTTCCTGGGTGATCACTGCCTACGCCATTGCCAATGTGATCATCATTCCCATCACCAGTTTCCTGGCCAATAAACTTGGACGACGTAACTATTATATCGGTTCTATCATCGCCTTCACCTTCTTTTCCTTTATGTGCGGACAGGCCACCAACATCTGGATGCTGGTAGCATTTCGCTTCCTGCAGGGCATGGGCGGTGGCGCCCTGTTATCTGTGTCACAGGTAATAGTATTTGAACTGTTCCCTAAAGAAAAACAAAGCGTAGCAAGCGCATTATTTGGTGTGGGTGTTTTTGTCGGCCCTACTATCGGACCGACACTGGGTGGATATATCACAGAATTCTATAACTGGCCATGGATCTTTTACATCAATATTCCTATCGGTATCGCCGCTGCCAGCATCTGTTATGTATTGCTGAAGGAGCCTGAAAGCAAAGGACAGACAGGCAGCATAGACTGGGCAGGCATCATACTGCTCGCTATTGGTATCGGTTCCCTGCAAACGGTGCTGGAACGTGGTGAAGTAGATGACTGGTTTGAAGCAGGATATATTATCATACTGAGTGTGATCGCCTTCTTTGGCTTACTGCTGTTCATCTGGTGGGAACTGACCACACCAAATCCTGTGGTAAATCTAAGAGTACTAAGAAGCAGGAACCTGAGCCTTGCCGCCATCATGACCTTTGTGTCGGGCGTGGGGCTTTTCAGTTCCGTGTTCCTGACACCAGTGTTTGCACAACGACTGCTCAACTTCACACCTACACAAACAGGCCTACTGCTCTTACCAGGCGCTATTCTGGCCATTGGAGGACTGATCATTTCAGCCAGATTATTACAGCGGGGCGTCTCTCCCATCGTAATGATCACGGCGGGCATGCTGATGTTTGTTGTTTTCAGCTGGCAGATGTCGGGCTACAACCTGGATGTGAGTGCGGGGAGTGTGACTGCGACGCTGATATGGCGTGGTGTAGGACTGGCCATGACAACCGTACCTTTATCGGTGCTCGCTGTTTCAGCATTATCACCCACTGACTTTGCACAGGGAGCGGCACTGAATAATATGATGCGGCAATTAGGCGGATCATTCGGACTGGCGATGGTCAATACTTACCTTGCCAACCGCAACGCGGTACACCGGATGGACCTGGTCTCCAACATCACCGGCGACAATCCCGCCTCCGTAAAAAGGCTGGCCGACTATACCCAGTTCTTCCTTTCCAGGGGAGCTGGCGCGCAGGAGGCACAGGCCAAAGCGCTCCGGCTGATGGATCTCAACATCATTAAACAAACATCTGTGCTTAGCTTCAATGATGCCTATCTGCTGGTAGGGCTGGTATTCATCTGTGCATTGCCACTGCTACTGCTGGCAACGCCTAAAAAGAAAGGGGAAAAGGTACAGGTGATATTGGCAGACCATTAA
- a CDS encoding SDR family oxidoreductase: protein MKTSNNTVLITGGGAGIGFQTAKLLSEKGNQVIITGRNADTINKAAAQLKNVTPIVSDVSKEEDVLALAARLKKDFPSLNIVINNAAAAHLYKLEAGANAYSKAAEEMHTNYLSVIRLNEILLPLLSQQPAAAIVNVSSIVAITPGSRLPGYAASKAALHSYTQTLRHTLADTNIKVFELMPPLVNTEFSREIGGENGMPAAGVAAALTDAIASDEYEIHVGNTAELYKLFLSSPAQAFAVMNGGN from the coding sequence ATGAAAACAAGTAATAACACCGTCCTCATTACAGGCGGAGGGGCTGGTATTGGCTTTCAGACAGCCAAATTATTATCAGAAAAAGGAAATCAGGTGATCATCACCGGTAGAAATGCTGATACTATCAATAAAGCTGCTGCGCAACTGAAAAACGTGACACCTATCGTGTCTGACGTATCTAAAGAAGAAGACGTACTGGCGCTGGCAGCAAGACTGAAAAAGGATTTTCCTTCATTGAATATCGTCATCAACAACGCTGCCGCCGCCCACCTCTACAAACTGGAAGCAGGCGCAAACGCTTACAGCAAAGCCGCTGAAGAGATGCATACCAACTATCTGTCTGTTATCAGACTGAATGAGATACTGCTCCCTCTCCTGTCACAACAACCAGCTGCCGCTATCGTGAATGTATCATCTATCGTAGCCATCACACCTGGTAGCAGGCTCCCGGGATACGCTGCCAGCAAAGCCGCATTGCACTCTTATACGCAAACGCTGAGGCATACACTGGCCGACACCAACATCAAAGTGTTTGAACTGATGCCACCACTGGTAAATACAGAATTCTCCAGAGAGATCGGCGGTGAAAATGGTATGCCGGCAGCTGGTGTTGCAGCAGCTTTAACAGATGCAATTGCATCCGATGAATATGAAATACATGTAGGCAATACTGCCGAGTTATATAAACTGTTCCTGTCCTCTCCCGCCCAGGCGTTTGCTGTAATGAACGGCGGGAACTAA
- a CDS encoding TetR/AcrR family transcriptional regulator has product MSKAEKTRQFIVEKTAPIFNTKGFAGTSLSDMTTATGLTKGSIYGNFASKDEVALASFDYNLRKLRGYIQGEEDKATTIKDKLKVRTRVFSDEQLTAYPVGGCPLLNTATEADDTHPDLRKRVVDALESWKEKTMEMIAQGISNKEIAAGTNVEQVTLTLMSMIEGAIMISRTTGKKHYGRSVMEVAQQYIDSL; this is encoded by the coding sequence ATGAGCAAGGCAGAAAAGACAAGACAGTTTATAGTAGAGAAGACGGCGCCCATCTTTAACACCAAGGGATTTGCAGGCACTTCCCTCTCAGATATGACAACGGCTACCGGATTGACAAAGGGTAGTATTTATGGCAACTTCGCTAGCAAAGATGAAGTGGCACTGGCATCTTTTGACTATAATCTCCGGAAATTAAGGGGATATATACAGGGAGAAGAGGACAAAGCCACTACGATCAAAGACAAGCTGAAGGTCCGCACCAGGGTTTTCAGTGACGAGCAACTGACGGCTTATCCGGTAGGTGGTTGTCCGCTGTTAAATACCGCAACAGAAGCCGATGATACGCATCCGGACCTTCGGAAACGAGTAGTGGATGCGCTCGAATCCTGGAAAGAAAAGACCATGGAGATGATTGCGCAGGGTATCAGCAATAAAGAGATTGCAGCAGGTACGAATGTGGAACAGGTAACACTTACGCTCATGTCCATGATAGAAGGAGCTATCATGATCAGCAGAACAACAGGCAAAAAACACTATGGCAGAAGTGTGATGGAAGTCGCACAACAATACATAGATTCACTTTAA
- a CDS encoding YeiH family protein produces MNTVLQDERTGKQVISNTGKKRFLDKSITTREVIFILALALCMTPWVSAPVALTGGLIIAQFIGHPFLHLNHKATHILLQISVVGLGFGMNMHSALKAGSEGFIFTIASISGTLIVGYIMGRLLKIDTKTSHLISCGTAICGGSAIAAVSPVIKAEEKQLSVALGTVFILNSAALFLFPFVGHLLHLSQTQFGLWSAIAIHDTSSVVGAASKYGPQALEVATTVKLARALWIMPAVVLTTLCFRTGKQKIKIPWFIGLFLLAMLLHTYFPIAPVSEVLVKVAKTGLTITLFLIGAGLSREVLKGVGFKPLLQGVILWALISGAALWAVMTLAA; encoded by the coding sequence ATGAATACGGTTTTACAAGACGAACGGACTGGAAAACAGGTTATCAGCAACACAGGCAAGAAACGTTTCCTGGATAAGAGTATTACCACCCGCGAGGTGATCTTTATACTCGCACTGGCCCTCTGTATGACGCCCTGGGTATCAGCACCGGTAGCATTGACGGGTGGCTTGATCATCGCACAGTTTATCGGGCACCCTTTTCTCCATCTGAATCATAAAGCGACACATATATTACTGCAGATATCTGTTGTAGGGCTGGGCTTCGGTATGAATATGCATAGTGCACTGAAAGCAGGTAGTGAAGGTTTTATTTTTACGATCGCCTCTATCAGTGGGACACTGATCGTTGGATACATCATGGGTAGATTACTGAAGATAGATACGAAGACTTCTCACCTGATATCCTGTGGGACTGCTATCTGTGGTGGGAGTGCGATCGCAGCTGTATCTCCTGTTATTAAAGCCGAAGAAAAACAGTTGTCTGTAGCATTAGGGACGGTTTTCATACTCAACTCCGCAGCACTGTTCCTGTTTCCTTTCGTAGGACATCTGCTACATCTAAGTCAGACGCAGTTTGGTTTGTGGAGTGCGATCGCTATTCATGATACCAGCTCTGTCGTAGGTGCTGCCAGTAAATATGGTCCGCAGGCACTGGAGGTTGCCACTACGGTTAAACTGGCCCGTGCACTCTGGATTATGCCGGCAGTTGTGTTGACGACGCTTTGTTTCCGCACAGGTAAGCAAAAGATAAAGATCCCCTGGTTTATCGGATTATTCCTGCTGGCCATGTTGCTCCATACTTACTTTCCGATAGCACCTGTTAGTGAGGTACTTGTGAAAGTGGCAAAGACGGGGCTCACCATTACGCTTTTCCTGATAGGTGCCGGACTCTCCAGAGAAGTACTAAAAGGAGTTGGTTTTAAGCCATTATTACAGGGCGTAATCTTATGGGCATTGATCTCCGGAGCTGCGCTGTGGGCAGTGATGACCTTAGCCGCATAG